The stretch of DNA GGACACGGCCACACTCGATAAAAATAAAATCCTCGCGTTCGTGACCGAGATCGGCGGGCCCACGTCACATACCGCGATTCTCGGCCGCTCCATGGAAATTCCGGCGGTGGTCGGCGTGGACAACGCGATCCAGAGCGTGAAATCCGGCGACCTCGTCATCGTGGACGGCACGCACGGTGTCCTCATCGTGGATCCGGACGAAAAGTCCGTGGAAGATTACCACCGCGAGGAAATCCGCTTCACGGCTTTTATCTCCGAGCTCGACAAACTCAAGAACCTGCCCGCCGAGACGATCGACGGCCGCAGGATCACGCTGGCTTCCAACATCGAATTCCACGACGAGATTCCCTCGGTCATTTCGCACGGCTCCGAAGGCATCGGCCTTTACCGCACCGAATATTTTTACATGAACCGCAGCGACCTTCCCACGGAAGAGGAACAGTTCCGCGCCTACAAGCAGGTGGCCGAGCGCATGAACCCGCACAGCGTCATCATCCGCACGCTGGACCTCGGCGGCGACAAGTTCGTGTCCTCGCTCGACGTGCCGCACGAGATGAATCCGTTCCTCGGCTGGCGCGCGATCCGCTTCTGTCTCACGCGCGTGGACGTTTTCAAATTGCAGCTGCGCGCCATCCTGCGCGCGAGCAGCTTCGGCAAGCTGAAGATCATGTACCCCATGATTTCCAACGTGCAGGAACTGCGCAAGGCCAACGAAATTCTCCAGGAATGCCGCGAAGAACTCCTGCGCGAGGGCGTGGAATTCGACAAGACCATGGAGGTCGGGGCCATGATCGAAATTCCGTCCGCCGCCATCACGAGCGATCTCCTGGCCAAGGAAGTGAATTTCTTTTCCATCGGGACCAACGACCTGATCCAGTACTGCCTGGCCGTCGACCGCGTGAACGAAAAAATCGCTTACCTCTACGAGCCTACGCATCCCGCGATCCTGCGCCTCATCCGGCAGACCGTGGAAAACGGGCACCGCAACAACATCTGGGTCGGCATCTGCGGCGAGATGTCGTCGGACCCGGCCATTGCCGCGGTGCTGCTCGGCCTGGAGATCGACGAGATCAGCACGAGCCCCGTGGTGCTGCCGAAGGTGAAAAAAATCATCCGTTCCCTCAGCTTCGCCGACGCCAAGGAACTCGCCGACAAGGCGCTGGGCTTTGCCACGGGCGACGAAGTCCGTGAATACATCAATGGAAGGCTGCGCAGCGTCGCGGCCGGCCTCCTGGACGAATAATGAAAAAATACCTCCTCGGCCTCGGCGACCAGATCGCCGGCGGCTATAAAATCGGCCGTGATTTCAAGCTCCCGGCCGCCTATAAAAATGTCCGGCAAATCGTGTTCTTCGGCGTGGGCGGCTCGGCCATCGCGGGCGACGTGATCGCGGAGCTCATGCACGGCCAGAGCCCGGTCCCGTTTTCCGTGCATCGCTCGAGCGACATCCCGAAATTTCTGGATAAGAACACGCTCGCGATTTTTTCGACGTACTCCGGCAATACGTGGGAGACCGCGCAGGCCTTCGGCCAGGCCGTGAAAGCCCGCGCGAAAATCGTCCTGATGACTTCCGGCGGCGCGCTGCTGGAAACCGCGAAGAAAAAGAAAATTCCGTATCTCGTGATTCCGCGCGGCCTGCCGCCGCGCTGCGCGATCGGCTACCTCACCTTTTCCGTGCTCGGCGTTTTGGAGCAGGGCGGGTGGGTGCGCACGTCGCCCAAGGAAGTCGAGGCCGTGCGCAAGTCGCTCAAGCAGTTCACGCCGGCCATGGCGCGCAAGCTCGCGAAAAAACTGCAGCACAAGGTCGTGTTCCTCTACGGCGAATCCGCCCCGGTCCTCAAACGCTGGCGCGCGCAGCTTGCGGAAAACGCGAAGACGCTCGCGTCGCAGCACAAGCTGCCGGAGATGTTCCACAACGAAGTGGAAGGCTGGCAATTCCCGAAATCATTCGCACGGCGCGCGGCCG from Verrucomicrobiia bacterium encodes:
- a CDS encoding bifunctional phosphoglucose/phosphomannose isomerase, translated to MKKYLLGLGDQIAGGYKIGRDFKLPAAYKNVRQIVFFGVGGSAIAGDVIAELMHGQSPVPFSVHRSSDIPKFLDKNTLAIFSTYSGNTWETAQAFGQAVKARAKIVLMTSGGALLETAKKKKIPYLVIPRGLPPRCAIGYLTFSVLGVLEQGGWVRTSPKEVEAVRKSLKQFTPAMARKLAKKLQHKVVFLYGESAPVLKRWRAQLAENAKTLASQHKLPEMFHNEVEGWQFPKSFARRAAAVFFTKKGPCPLKNKVRMAQALIRKQGATVVEIPVNGHSSLETIFDLIYLGDWVSYELALLNKVDPVAIPVIESIKKQP
- the ptsP gene encoding phosphoenolpyruvate--protein phosphotransferase, with translation MQRLKGNGVSPGYVMGRAYVLHSDDVFSVPPESISADDIPKEIARFEDALTRTRAEILGIRKKLSTQIGREHSDIFNAHLLILEDRTLIEDVIALLREKKVNADYAFSKVIRRYFQAFSQIDDEYLRERISDIKDVGKRILQNLYGEEKGALENLKEKVILVAHDLSPSDTATLDKNKILAFVTEIGGPTSHTAILGRSMEIPAVVGVDNAIQSVKSGDLVIVDGTHGVLIVDPDEKSVEDYHREEIRFTAFISELDKLKNLPAETIDGRRITLASNIEFHDEIPSVISHGSEGIGLYRTEYFYMNRSDLPTEEEQFRAYKQVAERMNPHSVIIRTLDLGGDKFVSSLDVPHEMNPFLGWRAIRFCLTRVDVFKLQLRAILRASSFGKLKIMYPMISNVQELRKANEILQECREELLREGVEFDKTMEVGAMIEIPSAAITSDLLAKEVNFFSIGTNDLIQYCLAVDRVNEKIAYLYEPTHPAILRLIRQTVENGHRNNIWVGICGEMSSDPAIAAVLLGLEIDEISTSPVVLPKVKKIIRSLSFADAKELADKALGFATGDEVREYINGRLRSVAAGLLDE